From the Verrucomicrobiota bacterium genome, one window contains:
- a CDS encoding hydrogenase: MEIISVLVIVSCLFLLGSSRLGLTVRIVAVQGILLGLLPIIRSSGTIRIGVWVLGLSGILVKGVVLPWLMSVVLRHSGVRREIEPFVGFGRSVLLGVGLLALSVWMAARLKLATEPVPLIMAAMALFLVLVGLFLMISRRKAITQSMAYLVMENGVYAVGISMSLDFPFIVELGILLDVFVGVFLMGNLLFHLDREPRHAEGEGLIELAEHPHPGTVSLGEHG; this comes from the coding sequence ATGGAGATCATCTCGGTCCTTGTGATCGTTTCCTGCCTGTTCCTGCTCGGGTCGAGTCGGCTGGGGCTCACGGTCCGCATCGTCGCCGTCCAGGGCATCCTGCTGGGGCTTCTGCCGATCATCCGGTCGTCTGGGACCATACGAATCGGCGTCTGGGTCCTTGGGCTGAGCGGCATTCTCGTGAAGGGAGTCGTGCTTCCCTGGCTCATGAGCGTCGTGCTGCGGCACTCGGGGGTCCGCAGGGAGATCGAGCCGTTCGTCGGTTTTGGCCGGTCGGTGCTTCTGGGCGTGGGGCTGTTGGCCCTATCGGTGTGGATGGCCGCGCGCCTCAAGCTGGCTACGGAGCCGGTTCCGCTGATCATGGCGGCCATGGCGCTTTTTCTTGTGCTGGTAGGGCTGTTCCTGATGATCAGCCGTCGAAAGGCCATCACGCAGTCAATGGCTTACCTCGTCATGGAGAACGGCGTGTATGCCGTCGGGATCAGCATGAGTCTTGACTTCCCGTTCATCGTCGAGTTGGGGATCCTGCTCGATGTCTTCGTCGGCGTGTTCCTTATGGGCAACCTGCTCTTTCATCTCGATCGGGAGCCCCGCCACGCCGAAGGCGAAGGGCTTATCGAGCTTGCCGAGCACCCGCACCCGGGAACGGTCAGTCTGGGAGAGCACGGATGA
- a CDS encoding NADH dehydrogenase FAD-containing subunit: protein MSLLLIVIVLPAVSGVAAYFIRAHRVRRLVWGATAGVHFALSIKVSLSGVPVSAGAWIGVDPLSALFLPLTSLLFLAATLYGIGYVAREPVAPRPDFEDGRLFRNEPESVFTGCLLLFLSSMSLAILSRHLGLQWVAIEATTLSSAPLIYYHQNRRSLEAAWNYIILCSVGIAVALLGIFFLAMATQNGSSDLTIQALIRKAGRLDHGWLGTAFIMVLVGYGTKMGLAPLHTWLPDAHSEAPSAVSALLSGALLNCAFLGILRVQQICVASGMAVFGQDLLILFGILSMGIAAVFILRQADFKRLLAYSSIEHMGILSLGVGLGGIGLFGSLLHAVNHSVVKAMLFMTAGNILAAYRTKSTTRITGLCRTAPVSGVLWVVGFLAITGSPPFGAFVSEFTILRAAIGQGHWIVATAYLLLLSVVFVGMGGIVFRMALGSADRPALREAYSASLPPIALAVLALILGLWLPSRLVETLNQAALLLGGGAR from the coding sequence ATGAGCCTTCTCCTGATCGTCATCGTGCTTCCCGCCGTCTCAGGGGTTGCGGCGTACTTCATTCGCGCCCATCGCGTTCGCCGGCTTGTGTGGGGCGCAACGGCCGGTGTCCACTTCGCGTTGTCGATCAAAGTATCGTTGAGCGGGGTGCCGGTCTCGGCGGGCGCGTGGATCGGGGTCGATCCGCTCAGTGCGTTGTTCCTGCCGCTGACGAGTCTGCTTTTCCTTGCGGCCACCCTCTACGGGATCGGGTACGTGGCGCGGGAGCCTGTTGCCCCGCGACCCGATTTCGAGGACGGGCGGCTCTTCCGGAACGAGCCGGAGTCGGTGTTCACGGGATGTCTCCTGTTGTTTCTGTCGTCGATGAGTCTGGCCATCCTCAGCCGCCATCTGGGGTTGCAGTGGGTGGCGATCGAGGCGACGACGCTCTCGAGCGCGCCGCTTATCTACTACCACCAGAACCGCCGTTCGCTCGAAGCCGCATGGAACTACATCATCCTCTGCTCCGTCGGGATTGCCGTCGCCCTGCTGGGGATCTTCTTCCTGGCGATGGCGACTCAGAACGGATCGAGTGATCTGACCATCCAGGCGCTCATCCGGAAGGCGGGCCGGCTCGACCACGGATGGTTGGGCACGGCGTTCATCATGGTCCTGGTCGGTTACGGCACGAAGATGGGGTTGGCCCCTCTTCATACTTGGCTGCCGGATGCGCATAGTGAGGCGCCGTCGGCCGTATCCGCGCTGCTGTCCGGCGCGCTGCTCAATTGCGCCTTTCTGGGTATCCTGCGCGTGCAGCAGATCTGCGTCGCGTCGGGCATGGCGGTGTTCGGCCAGGACCTCCTGATTCTGTTCGGCATTCTCTCGATGGGGATCGCCGCGGTCTTCATCCTGCGGCAAGCGGATTTCAAGCGGCTCTTGGCCTACTCGAGCATCGAGCACATGGGCATCCTCAGTCTCGGCGTGGGCCTGGGCGGGATCGGTCTGTTCGGCTCGTTGCTGCACGCGGTCAACCACTCCGTCGTAAAGGCCATGCTGTTCATGACGGCGGGCAATATCCTTGCCGCCTATCGCACGAAGAGCACGACAAGGATCACGGGGCTGTGCCGGACCGCGCCCGTCTCCGGCGTCCTGTGGGTTGTCGGGTTTCTGGCGATCACCGGGTCGCCGCCGTTCGGCGCCTTCGTCAGCGAGTTCACGATTCTGCGAGCCGCGATCGGCCAGGGACATTGGATTGTGGCCACGGCGTACCTGCTCCTGCTCTCGGTGGTGTTTGTCGGCATGGGCGGCATCGTGTTCCGCATGGCGTTGGGGAGTGCGGATCGGCCGGCCCTGCGTGAAGCGTATTCGGCCAGTCTGCCGCCGATCGCGCTCGCCGTGCTGGCGCTGATCCTGGGCCTCTGGCTGCCGAGCCGGCTTGTCGAGACGTTGAACCAGGCGGCCCTGCTCCTGGGAGGCGGTGCGAGATGA